The Oryzias latipes chromosome 16, ASM223467v1 genome includes a region encoding these proteins:
- the LOC101172843 gene encoding extracellular matrix protein 1 isoform X2, whose protein sequence is MGSSWVLLCAIALRLVLRGAALEVQDQRLFEQRPITVVFGQEMIYDDHFLMQEEVDLSSFTDLHEGLQRPIFPSFDPKRRGVFTSGVMIPRGSQPAVEQYPVSFPLSQPSANNIEAICAHGEHRPRYPQSYFPPSGYSKLKRMAAAVNNAESWFGICCNQNQTLQNDTVLCCATQAWELSVKLFCEEDSSVKDLLYECCNKRGSSRLKCFNADSPNPNYEPTEELPVLSIPHDSEFNFDPSNCPRKLLTPRSTTINNKNAFKKIDMNFPLGQPTADNIESLCRRWRQRPFYSFKCLQRSGYEFAARQAKSINSLEKEFRQCCTTRDHKLNCASQKWREKVEKFCLVEKKHTSFECCSGDDPSVWSACFKSMSPDPHYNTSAPEAPSFSELCKNPTIKYRLPIDFPLETFPSECCSLSVPLKSICSKEKLGEPPSPDVKMCCRLLHNIAKATNPKKKRKICPIPVKGMSLAFI, encoded by the exons ATGGGCTCCTCTTGGGTTCTGCTCTGCGCCATCGCTTTGCGCTTGGTTCTGCGGGGCGCAGCCTTGGAAG TCCAAGATCAGCGCCTCTTTGAGCAGCGTCCAATCACAGTTGTGTTCGGACAAG aGATGATCTATGAtgatcattttttaatgcaGGAAGAGGTTGATTTGTCAAGTTTCACTGACCTCCACGAAG GGCTCCAGCGACCAATATTTCCTTCATTTGATCCAAAGAGAAGAG GGGTTTTTACATCTGGAGTCATGATTCCAAGAGGAA GTCAACCAGCTGTTGAGCAATATCCTGTTAGCTTCCCCCTTAGCCAGCCGTCGGCTAACAACATTGAAGCCATCTGTGCCCATGGAGAGCATCGTCCTCGCTACCCTCAGTCGTACTTTCCCCCCTCTGGTTACAGCAAGTTAAAGCGCATGGCTGCTGCTGTCAATAATGCAGAGTCCTGGTTTGGCATTTGCTGTAATCAAAACCAGACGTTGCAGAATGACACGGTGTTGTGCTGCGCCACACAAGCG TGGGAACTCTCAGTGAAGTTGTTCTGTGAGGAGGACTCGTCAGTCAAAGATTTACTTTATGAATGTTGCAATAAAAGAGGCAGCAGCAGACTAAAGTGTTTTAATGccgattctccaaacccaaactatGAACCAACAGAAGAGCTGCCAGTGTTGTCCATCCCTCACGACTCAGAGTTCAACTTTGATCCCAGCAACTGCCCAAG GAAACTACTGACTCCAAGATCAAcgacaataaacaataaaaatgcattCAAGAAGATTGACATGAACTTTCCTCTTGGACAACCCACGGCGGACAACATTGAGTCGCTGTGTCGCAGGTGGAGGCAGCGGCCCTTCTATTCCTTCAAGTGTTTGCAACGTTCAGGCTATGAGTTTGCGGCTCGACAAGCTAAGAGCATCAACAGTTTGgagaaggaattcagacaaTGCTGCACTACGAGGGATCACAAGCTCAACTGTGCTTCTCAGAag TGGCGTGAGAAGGTGGAGAAGTTCTGCTTGGTAGAGAAAAAGCATACAAGCTTTGAGTGTTGCTCTGGTGATGATCCGTCTGTCTGGTCAGCATGTTTCAAATCGATGTCTCCAGATCCACACTATAACACTTCAGCCCCTGAAGCGCCTTCGTTTAGTGAACTATGTAAAAACCCTACTATAAAATACAG GCTTCCGATTGATTTTCCTCTTGAGACCTTTCCAAGCGAATGCTGTTCCCTGTCTGTACCACTCAAGAGCATCTGCTCCAAGGAGAAG CTCGGAGAACCTCCATCTCCTGATGTCAAAATGTGCTGCAGGCTCCTGCACAACATCGCTAAAGCAACTAACCccaagaagaagaggaaaatctGCCCAATACCTGTAAAGGGGATGTCACTGGCATTTATCTAG
- the LOC101172843 gene encoding extracellular matrix protein 1 isoform X1 — protein sequence MGSSWVLLCAIALRLVLRGAALEDQLYGIPRQLEQQPFQDQRLFEQRPITVVFGQEMIYDDHFLMQEEVDLSSFTDLHEGLQRPIFPSFDPKRRGVFTSGVMIPRGSQPAVEQYPVSFPLSQPSANNIEAICAHGEHRPRYPQSYFPPSGYSKLKRMAAAVNNAESWFGICCNQNQTLQNDTVLCCATQAWELSVKLFCEEDSSVKDLLYECCNKRGSSRLKCFNADSPNPNYEPTEELPVLSIPHDSEFNFDPSNCPRKLLTPRSTTINNKNAFKKIDMNFPLGQPTADNIESLCRRWRQRPFYSFKCLQRSGYEFAARQAKSINSLEKEFRQCCTTRDHKLNCASQKWREKVEKFCLVEKKHTSFECCSGDDPSVWSACFKSMSPDPHYNTSAPEAPSFSELCKNPTIKYRLPIDFPLETFPSECCSLSVPLKSICSKEKLGEPPSPDVKMCCRLLHNIAKATNPKKKRKICPIPVKGMSLAFI from the exons ATGGGCTCCTCTTGGGTTCTGCTCTGCGCCATCGCTTTGCGCTTGGTTCTGCGGGGCGCAGCCTTGGAAG ATCAGCTCTATGGGATTCCCAGACAGCTGGAACAGCAACcat TCCAAGATCAGCGCCTCTTTGAGCAGCGTCCAATCACAGTTGTGTTCGGACAAG aGATGATCTATGAtgatcattttttaatgcaGGAAGAGGTTGATTTGTCAAGTTTCACTGACCTCCACGAAG GGCTCCAGCGACCAATATTTCCTTCATTTGATCCAAAGAGAAGAG GGGTTTTTACATCTGGAGTCATGATTCCAAGAGGAA GTCAACCAGCTGTTGAGCAATATCCTGTTAGCTTCCCCCTTAGCCAGCCGTCGGCTAACAACATTGAAGCCATCTGTGCCCATGGAGAGCATCGTCCTCGCTACCCTCAGTCGTACTTTCCCCCCTCTGGTTACAGCAAGTTAAAGCGCATGGCTGCTGCTGTCAATAATGCAGAGTCCTGGTTTGGCATTTGCTGTAATCAAAACCAGACGTTGCAGAATGACACGGTGTTGTGCTGCGCCACACAAGCG TGGGAACTCTCAGTGAAGTTGTTCTGTGAGGAGGACTCGTCAGTCAAAGATTTACTTTATGAATGTTGCAATAAAAGAGGCAGCAGCAGACTAAAGTGTTTTAATGccgattctccaaacccaaactatGAACCAACAGAAGAGCTGCCAGTGTTGTCCATCCCTCACGACTCAGAGTTCAACTTTGATCCCAGCAACTGCCCAAG GAAACTACTGACTCCAAGATCAAcgacaataaacaataaaaatgcattCAAGAAGATTGACATGAACTTTCCTCTTGGACAACCCACGGCGGACAACATTGAGTCGCTGTGTCGCAGGTGGAGGCAGCGGCCCTTCTATTCCTTCAAGTGTTTGCAACGTTCAGGCTATGAGTTTGCGGCTCGACAAGCTAAGAGCATCAACAGTTTGgagaaggaattcagacaaTGCTGCACTACGAGGGATCACAAGCTCAACTGTGCTTCTCAGAag TGGCGTGAGAAGGTGGAGAAGTTCTGCTTGGTAGAGAAAAAGCATACAAGCTTTGAGTGTTGCTCTGGTGATGATCCGTCTGTCTGGTCAGCATGTTTCAAATCGATGTCTCCAGATCCACACTATAACACTTCAGCCCCTGAAGCGCCTTCGTTTAGTGAACTATGTAAAAACCCTACTATAAAATACAG GCTTCCGATTGATTTTCCTCTTGAGACCTTTCCAAGCGAATGCTGTTCCCTGTCTGTACCACTCAAGAGCATCTGCTCCAAGGAGAAG CTCGGAGAACCTCCATCTCCTGATGTCAAAATGTGCTGCAGGCTCCTGCACAACATCGCTAAAGCAACTAACCccaagaagaagaggaaaatctGCCCAATACCTGTAAAGGGGATGTCACTGGCATTTATCTAG
- the LOC101172927 gene encoding nuclear receptor ROR-beta isoform X3 has protein sequence MEYEDAELTPTDAPSKKGGCLSKKTHLTQIEVIPCKICGDKSSGVHYGVITCEGCKGFFRRSQMPTVSYSCSRQSNCQIDRASRNRCQHCRLQKCLAQGMSRDAVKFGRMSKRQRDSLIAEVERHRQQQRQQQQLQGDNQAVLSYPTKNRQDRSPQLLQPIGTAYPYAGDPDLLPYASDVHPYLVCSPSDSQVSGMIYRSSDVSPISRSHERGNNSGHSDVRGFDSRHQCHDLMAIHCYNAPEDTYAFYPHSVRNIEDLCASIVRSHRETSQHRLEELQALRWKLFSREEIQAYQSKSVDEMWQHCAIRLTDAVQYVVEFAKHIPGFRMLSQNDQIALLKTGSLEVVLVRMSRFFNTENNTVFFDGKFAGSEVFKSLGCGDLIEAVFDFAYGMCALKLTEQQIALFSALVLINADRPCLEDRGRVQRVQRSVELGLTHILHRDNQENLMHKLYQRMAVLRSLCSLHMEKLHWFSQRYPLTAHSLFPPLYKELFVSEAELLPVTPH, from the exons CCCAGATTGAAGTTATCCCGTGCAAGATTTGTGGTGATAAGTCTTCTGGAGTCCATTATGGAGTCATCACCTGTGAAGGCTGCAAG ggATTTTTCCGGCGCAGTCAAATGCCCACTGTGTCGTATTCCTGCTCCAGACAAAGTAACTGCCAGATCGATCGGGCCAGCCGCAACCGCTGCCAGCACTGCCGCCTGCAGAAGTGTTTGGCGCAAGGCATGAGCAGAGACG CGGTGAAGTTTGGGCGGATGTCCAAGCGGCAGCGGGACTCTCTGATCGCAGAGGTGGAGAGGCACCGACAGCAgcaaaggcagcagcagcagcttcagggaGACAACCAGGCTGTGCTGTCCTACCCCACCAAGAACCGTCAGGACCGCTCCCCGCAGCTTCTCCAGCCCATAGGCACGGCCTACCCCTACGCTGGAGACCCGGACCTGCTGCCCTACGCCTCTGACGTCCACCCTTACCTCGTGTGCTCTCCCAGCGACTCCCAGGTTTCTGGAATGATCTACCGAAGCAGCGACGTATCTCCTATATCAAGATCACATGAGAGGGGGAACAACAGCGGACACTCTGATGTTAGAG GATTTGACTCCAGACATCAATGCCATGATCTGATGGCTATTCATTGCTACAACGCTCCAGAGGATACTTATGCTTTCTACCCTCATTCTGTGCGAAACATCG AGGATCTGTGTGCCAGCATTGTGCGTTCCCACAGAGAGACCAGCCAGCACAGACTGGAGGAGCTGCAAGCTCTCCGATGGAAGCTGTTCAGCAGGGAGGAGATCCAAGCATACCAGAGCAAG TCTGTGGATGAAATGTGGCAGCACTGTGCCATACGGCTCACTGACGCTGTGCAGTACGTGGTGGAGTTTGCAAAGCACATCCCAGGCTTCCGTATGCTGAGCCAGAACGACCAAATCGCTCTCTTGAAGACAG GCTCCCTGGAGGTGGTTCTGGTCAGGATGAGTCGCTTCTTTAACACAGAGAACAACACTGTGTTCTTTGATGGGAAGTTTGCTGGATCTGAAGTCTTCAAATCCTTGG GCTGTGGAGATTTGATCGAGGCTGTGTTTGACTTCGCTTATGGCATGTGTGCTTTAAAGCTCACCGAACAGCAGATTGCCCTTTTCAGCGCACTGGTGCTGATCAATGCAG accGCCCATGCCTGGAGGACAGAGGCAGAGTTCAACGTGTGCAAAGAAGTGTGGAGCTGGGactcacacacattttacacagAGACAACCAGGAAAATCTGATGCACAAG CTGTACCAGAGGATGGCGGTGTTGCGCTCGCTGTGCAGTCTGCACATGGAGAAGCTGCACTGGTTCAGTCAGCGGTATCCCCTCACGGCTCACTCTCTGTTTCCTCCACTCTACAAGGAGCTGTTTGTATCAGAGGCAGAGCTGCTGCCTGTGACCCCACATTGA
- the LOC105355933 gene encoding extracellular matrix protein 1 isoform X3 — MIDNEDIGSSCQNDMLLFSFIKESSRICICLKHDRKNNNTSFTSQKIDMNFPLGQPTADNIESLCRRWRQRPFYSSKCLQRSGHEFAARQAKSINSLDKEFRQCCTTSDHKLNYASQKWREEVEKFCLVEKKHTSFGCCSGDDPSVWSACFKSMSPDPHYNNSVHEAPSFSELCENTTSLLNSIPTKSRLRTFLRECCTVPVPLKTISITKFSEMSQDACLIGEPPSPDVKLCCSLMHEVAEETNVRQKRKICPVPSKPPMSLAFV, encoded by the exons ATGATAGATAATGAAGATATAGGTTCTTCTTGTCAAAATGACATgttattgttttcattcatcAAAGAGTCTTCAAGAATTTGCATTTGTcttaaacatgacagaaaaaacaataacacaTCGTTCACGTCCCAGAAGATTGACATGAACTTTCCTCTTGGACAACCCACGGCGGACAACATTGAGTCGCTGTGTCGCAGGTGGAGGCAGCGGCCCTTCTATTCCTCCAAGTGTTTGCAACGTTCAGGCCATGAGTTTGCGGCTCGACAAGCTAAGAGCATCAACAGTTTGGACAAGGAATTCAGACAATGCTGCACTACGAGCGATCACAAGCTCAACTATGCTTCTCAGAag TGGCGTGAGGAGGTGGAGAAGTTCTGCTTGGTAGAGAAAAAGCATACAAGCTTCGGGTGTTGCTCTGGTGATGATCCGTCTGTCTGGTCAGCATGTTTCAAATCGATGTCTCCAGATCCACACTATAACAATTCAGTCCATGAAGCGCCGTCATTCAGTGAACTATGTGAAAACACCACTTCTCTATTAAACAG CATTCCGACTAAATCTCGTCTAAGGACCTTTCTGAGGGAATGCTGCACCGTACCTGTACCACTCAAGACCATCTCCATCACAAAG TTCAGTGAGATGTCCCAGGACGCGTGTTTGATAGGAGAACCTCCATCTCCTGATGTCAAACTTTGCTGCAGTCTCATGCACGAGGTCGCTGAAGAAACTAACGTCAGGCAGAAGAGGAAAATCTGCCCAGTCCCCTCAAAGCCTCCCATGTCGCTGGCATTCGTCTAA
- the LOC105355933 gene encoding extracellular matrix protein 1 isoform X1: MQSAAVLLSALIPAELPAGPTRSPQEWAPLGFCSAPSLCAWFCGAQLSKISAMGFPNNWNNNHCKISASLSSVPSHFSLKKKIDMNFPLGQPTADNIESLCRRWRQRPFYSSKCLQRSGHEFAARQAKSINSLDKEFRQCCTTSDHKLNYASQKWREEVEKFCLVEKKHTSFGCCSGDDPSVWSACFKSMSPDPHYNNSVHEAPSFSELCENTTSLLNSIPTKSRLRTFLRECCTVPVPLKTISITKFSEMSQDACLIGEPPSPDVKLCCSLMHEVAEETNVRQKRKICPVPSKPPMSLAFV; the protein is encoded by the exons ATGCAGTCAGCAGCAGTCCTCCTCTCGGCTCTGATCCCAGCAGAACTTCCAGCAGGACCGACGCGATCTCCTCAGGAATGGGCTCCTCTTGGGTTCTGCTCTGCGCCATCGCTTTGCGCTTGGTTCTGCGGGGCGCAGCTTTCGAAG atcaGTGCTATGGGATTCCCAAACAACTGGAATAACAACCAT TGCAAGATCAGCGCCTCTTTGAGCAGCGTCCCATCACATTTTTCCCTGAAAAAG AAGATTGACATGAACTTTCCTCTTGGACAACCCACGGCGGACAACATTGAGTCGCTGTGTCGCAGGTGGAGGCAGCGGCCCTTCTATTCCTCCAAGTGTTTGCAACGTTCAGGCCATGAGTTTGCGGCTCGACAAGCTAAGAGCATCAACAGTTTGGACAAGGAATTCAGACAATGCTGCACTACGAGCGATCACAAGCTCAACTATGCTTCTCAGAag TGGCGTGAGGAGGTGGAGAAGTTCTGCTTGGTAGAGAAAAAGCATACAAGCTTCGGGTGTTGCTCTGGTGATGATCCGTCTGTCTGGTCAGCATGTTTCAAATCGATGTCTCCAGATCCACACTATAACAATTCAGTCCATGAAGCGCCGTCATTCAGTGAACTATGTGAAAACACCACTTCTCTATTAAACAG CATTCCGACTAAATCTCGTCTAAGGACCTTTCTGAGGGAATGCTGCACCGTACCTGTACCACTCAAGACCATCTCCATCACAAAG TTCAGTGAGATGTCCCAGGACGCGTGTTTGATAGGAGAACCTCCATCTCCTGATGTCAAACTTTGCTGCAGTCTCATGCACGAGGTCGCTGAAGAAACTAACGTCAGGCAGAAGAGGAAAATCTGCCCAGTCCCCTCAAAGCCTCCCATGTCGCTGGCATTCGTCTAA
- the LOC101172927 gene encoding nuclear receptor ROR-alpha isoform X5: MMRAQIEVIPCKICGDKSSGVHYGVITCEGCKGFFRRSQMPTVSYSCSRQSNCQIDRASRNRCQHCRLQKCLAQGMSRDAVKFGRMSKRQRDSLIAEVERHRQQQRQQQQLQGDNQAVLSYPTKNRQDRSPQLLQPIGTAYPYAGDPDLLPYASDVHPYLVCSPSDSQVSGMIYRSSDVSPISRSHERGNNSGHSDVRGFDSRHQCHDLMAIHCYNAPEDTYAFYPHSVRNIEDLCASIVRSHRETSQHRLEELQALRWKLFSREEIQAYQSKSVDEMWQHCAIRLTDAVQYVVEFAKHIPGFRMLSQNDQIALLKTGSLEVVLVRMSRFFNTENNTVFFDGKFAGSEVFKSLGCGDLIEAVFDFAYGMCALKLTEQQIALFSALVLINADRPCLEDRGRVQRVQRSVELGLTHILHRDNQENLMHKLYQRMAVLRSLCSLHMEKLHWFSQRYPLTAHSLFPPLYKELFVSEAELLPVTPH, encoded by the exons ATGATGCGAG CCCAGATTGAAGTTATCCCGTGCAAGATTTGTGGTGATAAGTCTTCTGGAGTCCATTATGGAGTCATCACCTGTGAAGGCTGCAAG ggATTTTTCCGGCGCAGTCAAATGCCCACTGTGTCGTATTCCTGCTCCAGACAAAGTAACTGCCAGATCGATCGGGCCAGCCGCAACCGCTGCCAGCACTGCCGCCTGCAGAAGTGTTTGGCGCAAGGCATGAGCAGAGACG CGGTGAAGTTTGGGCGGATGTCCAAGCGGCAGCGGGACTCTCTGATCGCAGAGGTGGAGAGGCACCGACAGCAgcaaaggcagcagcagcagcttcagggaGACAACCAGGCTGTGCTGTCCTACCCCACCAAGAACCGTCAGGACCGCTCCCCGCAGCTTCTCCAGCCCATAGGCACGGCCTACCCCTACGCTGGAGACCCGGACCTGCTGCCCTACGCCTCTGACGTCCACCCTTACCTCGTGTGCTCTCCCAGCGACTCCCAGGTTTCTGGAATGATCTACCGAAGCAGCGACGTATCTCCTATATCAAGATCACATGAGAGGGGGAACAACAGCGGACACTCTGATGTTAGAG GATTTGACTCCAGACATCAATGCCATGATCTGATGGCTATTCATTGCTACAACGCTCCAGAGGATACTTATGCTTTCTACCCTCATTCTGTGCGAAACATCG AGGATCTGTGTGCCAGCATTGTGCGTTCCCACAGAGAGACCAGCCAGCACAGACTGGAGGAGCTGCAAGCTCTCCGATGGAAGCTGTTCAGCAGGGAGGAGATCCAAGCATACCAGAGCAAG TCTGTGGATGAAATGTGGCAGCACTGTGCCATACGGCTCACTGACGCTGTGCAGTACGTGGTGGAGTTTGCAAAGCACATCCCAGGCTTCCGTATGCTGAGCCAGAACGACCAAATCGCTCTCTTGAAGACAG GCTCCCTGGAGGTGGTTCTGGTCAGGATGAGTCGCTTCTTTAACACAGAGAACAACACTGTGTTCTTTGATGGGAAGTTTGCTGGATCTGAAGTCTTCAAATCCTTGG GCTGTGGAGATTTGATCGAGGCTGTGTTTGACTTCGCTTATGGCATGTGTGCTTTAAAGCTCACCGAACAGCAGATTGCCCTTTTCAGCGCACTGGTGCTGATCAATGCAG accGCCCATGCCTGGAGGACAGAGGCAGAGTTCAACGTGTGCAAAGAAGTGTGGAGCTGGGactcacacacattttacacagAGACAACCAGGAAAATCTGATGCACAAG CTGTACCAGAGGATGGCGGTGTTGCGCTCGCTGTGCAGTCTGCACATGGAGAAGCTGCACTGGTTCAGTCAGCGGTATCCCCTCACGGCTCACTCTCTGTTTCCTCCACTCTACAAGGAGCTGTTTGTATCAGAGGCAGAGCTGCTGCCTGTGACCCCACATTGA
- the LOC101172927 gene encoding nuclear receptor ROR-beta isoform X2 → MSAPARALEQRPTEGECVAIQCFDQRVMEYEDAELTPTDAPSKKAQIEVIPCKICGDKSSGVHYGVITCEGCKGFFRRSQMPTVSYSCSRQSNCQIDRASRNRCQHCRLQKCLAQGMSRDAVKFGRMSKRQRDSLIAEVERHRQQQRQQQQLQGDNQAVLSYPTKNRQDRSPQLLQPIGTAYPYAGDPDLLPYASDVHPYLVCSPSDSQVSGMIYRSSDVSPISRSHERGNNSGHSDVRGFDSRHQCHDLMAIHCYNAPEDTYAFYPHSVRNIEDLCASIVRSHRETSQHRLEELQALRWKLFSREEIQAYQSKSVDEMWQHCAIRLTDAVQYVVEFAKHIPGFRMLSQNDQIALLKTGSLEVVLVRMSRFFNTENNTVFFDGKFAGSEVFKSLGCGDLIEAVFDFAYGMCALKLTEQQIALFSALVLINADRPCLEDRGRVQRVQRSVELGLTHILHRDNQENLMHKLYQRMAVLRSLCSLHMEKLHWFSQRYPLTAHSLFPPLYKELFVSEAELLPVTPH, encoded by the exons CCCAGATTGAAGTTATCCCGTGCAAGATTTGTGGTGATAAGTCTTCTGGAGTCCATTATGGAGTCATCACCTGTGAAGGCTGCAAG ggATTTTTCCGGCGCAGTCAAATGCCCACTGTGTCGTATTCCTGCTCCAGACAAAGTAACTGCCAGATCGATCGGGCCAGCCGCAACCGCTGCCAGCACTGCCGCCTGCAGAAGTGTTTGGCGCAAGGCATGAGCAGAGACG CGGTGAAGTTTGGGCGGATGTCCAAGCGGCAGCGGGACTCTCTGATCGCAGAGGTGGAGAGGCACCGACAGCAgcaaaggcagcagcagcagcttcagggaGACAACCAGGCTGTGCTGTCCTACCCCACCAAGAACCGTCAGGACCGCTCCCCGCAGCTTCTCCAGCCCATAGGCACGGCCTACCCCTACGCTGGAGACCCGGACCTGCTGCCCTACGCCTCTGACGTCCACCCTTACCTCGTGTGCTCTCCCAGCGACTCCCAGGTTTCTGGAATGATCTACCGAAGCAGCGACGTATCTCCTATATCAAGATCACATGAGAGGGGGAACAACAGCGGACACTCTGATGTTAGAG GATTTGACTCCAGACATCAATGCCATGATCTGATGGCTATTCATTGCTACAACGCTCCAGAGGATACTTATGCTTTCTACCCTCATTCTGTGCGAAACATCG AGGATCTGTGTGCCAGCATTGTGCGTTCCCACAGAGAGACCAGCCAGCACAGACTGGAGGAGCTGCAAGCTCTCCGATGGAAGCTGTTCAGCAGGGAGGAGATCCAAGCATACCAGAGCAAG TCTGTGGATGAAATGTGGCAGCACTGTGCCATACGGCTCACTGACGCTGTGCAGTACGTGGTGGAGTTTGCAAAGCACATCCCAGGCTTCCGTATGCTGAGCCAGAACGACCAAATCGCTCTCTTGAAGACAG GCTCCCTGGAGGTGGTTCTGGTCAGGATGAGTCGCTTCTTTAACACAGAGAACAACACTGTGTTCTTTGATGGGAAGTTTGCTGGATCTGAAGTCTTCAAATCCTTGG GCTGTGGAGATTTGATCGAGGCTGTGTTTGACTTCGCTTATGGCATGTGTGCTTTAAAGCTCACCGAACAGCAGATTGCCCTTTTCAGCGCACTGGTGCTGATCAATGCAG accGCCCATGCCTGGAGGACAGAGGCAGAGTTCAACGTGTGCAAAGAAGTGTGGAGCTGGGactcacacacattttacacagAGACAACCAGGAAAATCTGATGCACAAG CTGTACCAGAGGATGGCGGTGTTGCGCTCGCTGTGCAGTCTGCACATGGAGAAGCTGCACTGGTTCAGTCAGCGGTATCCCCTCACGGCTCACTCTCTGTTTCCTCCACTCTACAAGGAGCTGTTTGTATCAGAGGCAGAGCTGCTGCCTGTGACCCCACATTGA
- the LOC105355933 gene encoding extracellular matrix protein 1 isoform X2: MQSAAVLLSALIPAELPAGPTRSPQEWAPLGFCSAPSLCAWFCGAQLSKCKISASLSSVPSHFSLKKKIDMNFPLGQPTADNIESLCRRWRQRPFYSSKCLQRSGHEFAARQAKSINSLDKEFRQCCTTSDHKLNYASQKWREEVEKFCLVEKKHTSFGCCSGDDPSVWSACFKSMSPDPHYNNSVHEAPSFSELCENTTSLLNSIPTKSRLRTFLRECCTVPVPLKTISITKFSEMSQDACLIGEPPSPDVKLCCSLMHEVAEETNVRQKRKICPVPSKPPMSLAFV; the protein is encoded by the exons ATGCAGTCAGCAGCAGTCCTCCTCTCGGCTCTGATCCCAGCAGAACTTCCAGCAGGACCGACGCGATCTCCTCAGGAATGGGCTCCTCTTGGGTTCTGCTCTGCGCCATCGCTTTGCGCTTGGTTCTGCGGGGCGCAGCTTTCGAAG TGCAAGATCAGCGCCTCTTTGAGCAGCGTCCCATCACATTTTTCCCTGAAAAAG AAGATTGACATGAACTTTCCTCTTGGACAACCCACGGCGGACAACATTGAGTCGCTGTGTCGCAGGTGGAGGCAGCGGCCCTTCTATTCCTCCAAGTGTTTGCAACGTTCAGGCCATGAGTTTGCGGCTCGACAAGCTAAGAGCATCAACAGTTTGGACAAGGAATTCAGACAATGCTGCACTACGAGCGATCACAAGCTCAACTATGCTTCTCAGAag TGGCGTGAGGAGGTGGAGAAGTTCTGCTTGGTAGAGAAAAAGCATACAAGCTTCGGGTGTTGCTCTGGTGATGATCCGTCTGTCTGGTCAGCATGTTTCAAATCGATGTCTCCAGATCCACACTATAACAATTCAGTCCATGAAGCGCCGTCATTCAGTGAACTATGTGAAAACACCACTTCTCTATTAAACAG CATTCCGACTAAATCTCGTCTAAGGACCTTTCTGAGGGAATGCTGCACCGTACCTGTACCACTCAAGACCATCTCCATCACAAAG TTCAGTGAGATGTCCCAGGACGCGTGTTTGATAGGAGAACCTCCATCTCCTGATGTCAAACTTTGCTGCAGTCTCATGCACGAGGTCGCTGAAGAAACTAACGTCAGGCAGAAGAGGAAAATCTGCCCAGTCCCCTCAAAGCCTCCCATGTCGCTGGCATTCGTCTAA